In a genomic window of Gouania willdenowi chromosome 11, fGouWil2.1, whole genome shotgun sequence:
- the LOC114471742 gene encoding uncharacterized protein LOC114471742 isoform X1 encodes MLRFLHHRCCCCCCFVSSHDNSDERQPLLHSRPSEVNGAESARLSRPAHSDVVKRIGKLMVRRVCVAEVDQRFVDMAETFNEQQERYEAMVRHIKNLRESCDCSQDDSLSFAGCVRKIRAEQESTYRVSVQIKGYDFSLTVVPVGSKGKSGHRLLPPGLQFAQNELKCVSECAKITISKGTALQELIGWLLRSQERMMEQVKEAAETYQEQGRLLENLKENVKELQRAKELTQEYRKQAAGVFTEAAEIAGDHM; translated from the exons ATGCTGCGTTTTCTCCAccaccgctgctgctgctgctgctgctttgtctccAGCCACGACAACAGCGACGAG AGGCAACCTCTCCTCCACTCTAGACCATCAGAGGTGAATGGAGCAGAATCAGCCAGACTGAGCCGTCCAGCCCACAGTG ATGTGGTCAAAAGAATTGGTAAACTGATGGTGAGGAGAGTGTGTGTGGCAGAAGTAGATCAGAGGTTCGTGGATATGGCTGAGACTTTCAATGAGCAACAAGAACGATACGAGGCCATGGTCCGACACATCAAAAATCTACGTGAGAGTTGCGACTGCAGCCAGGATGACAGCCTGAGTTTTGCTGGATGTGTGAGGAAGATTCGAGCAGAGCAAG AGTCAACATACCGGGTTTCTGTTCAAATCAAAGGTTATGACTTCTCCCTCACCGTGGTTCCTGTGGGGTCAAAGGGCAAAAGTGGACACCGTCTGCTCCCGCCAGGTCTGCAGTTTGCTCAGAATGAACTTAAATGCGTATCTGAATGTGCCAAAATCACCATCTCTAAGGGAACCGCACTTCAGGAGCTGATTGGCTGGTTGCTTAGGAGCCAGGAGAGAATGATGGAGCAAGTGAAGGAAGCAGCAGAAACTTACCAAGAGCAGGGAAGACTGCTGGAAAACCTGAAGGAGAATGTGAAGGAGTTGCAGAGAGCGAAGGAGCTCACGCAGGAATACAGAAAACAGGCTGCTGGAGTTTTCACTGAAGCTGCAGAGATTGCAGGGGACCATATGTAG
- the LOC114471742 gene encoding uncharacterized protein LOC114471742 isoform X2: MLRFLHHRCCCCCCFVSSHDNSDERQPLLHSRPSEVNGAESARLSRPAHSDVVKRIGKLMVRRVCVAEVDQRFVDMAETFNEQQERYEAMVRHIKNLRESCDCSQDDSLSFAGCVRKIRAEQESTYRVSVQIKGYDFSLTVVPVGSKGKSGHRLLPPGNRTSGADWLVA; the protein is encoded by the exons ATGCTGCGTTTTCTCCAccaccgctgctgctgctgctgctgctttgtctccAGCCACGACAACAGCGACGAG AGGCAACCTCTCCTCCACTCTAGACCATCAGAGGTGAATGGAGCAGAATCAGCCAGACTGAGCCGTCCAGCCCACAGTG ATGTGGTCAAAAGAATTGGTAAACTGATGGTGAGGAGAGTGTGTGTGGCAGAAGTAGATCAGAGGTTCGTGGATATGGCTGAGACTTTCAATGAGCAACAAGAACGATACGAGGCCATGGTCCGACACATCAAAAATCTACGTGAGAGTTGCGACTGCAGCCAGGATGACAGCCTGAGTTTTGCTGGATGTGTGAGGAAGATTCGAGCAGAGCAAG AGTCAACATACCGGGTTTCTGTTCAAATCAAAGGTTATGACTTCTCCCTCACCGTGGTTCCTGTGGGGTCAAAGGGCAAAAGTGGACACCGTCTGCTCCCGCCAG GGAACCGCACTTCAGGAGCTGATTGGCTGGTTGCTTAG